In Pseudoalteromonas sp. NC201, a single window of DNA contains:
- a CDS encoding PhnA domain-containing protein, translated as MTIAAALAERSNNQCELCTSTDGLEVYEVPPVAEAHSDKCVYLCSQCKPQVEGQQDLEANHWHCLNDSMWSQVPAVQVVAYRMLKRLAPDNGWAQDALDMLYLEDETRAWADQALAEDDDLVHLDSNGVKLSAGDTVTLIKDLDVKGSSLVAKRGTAVRNIRLSPSNPEHIEGRVEGQNIVILTKFVKK; from the coding sequence ATGACTATCGCTGCCGCGCTTGCTGAGCGCAGTAACAATCAATGTGAGCTATGTACCTCAACGGATGGTCTCGAAGTATACGAAGTACCACCAGTCGCCGAGGCGCATTCTGACAAATGTGTTTATCTTTGTAGCCAGTGCAAACCACAGGTTGAAGGTCAGCAGGATTTAGAAGCCAACCATTGGCACTGTTTAAACGATAGTATGTGGAGCCAAGTTCCTGCCGTTCAGGTTGTTGCCTACCGTATGCTTAAACGCCTCGCGCCAGATAATGGTTGGGCTCAAGATGCATTAGACATGCTGTATCTAGAAGATGAGACTCGAGCATGGGCAGATCAAGCACTTGCAGAGGATGACGACCTTGTTCACCTAGACAGTAACGGGGTGAAACTGAGTGCTGGTGACACAGTGACTTTAATTAAAGACTTGGATGTTAAAGGTAGTAGCCTAGTTGCAAAACGCGGCACTGCGGTACGTAACATTCGCCTCTCGCCTTCAAACCCAGAGCATATTGAAGGTCGTGTAGAAGGTCAAAACATCGTTATTTTAACGAAGTTTGTTAAGAAATAA
- a CDS encoding FKBP-type peptidyl-prolyl cis-trans isomerase — protein sequence MQIAKNTVVEFHYTLHEGDSQIESSKEGEPLNYLHGTEGMLPGLESELEGKTGGDSFTVTLTPEQAYGEYQEGLVQRIPIKHLQGLGDSKVWKPGMTAIVDSNQGRHQVKVVKVGRFNADCDLNHPFAGKTLTFDVEILSVREATAEEISHGHVHAAGGCGH from the coding sequence ATGCAAATTGCAAAGAACACAGTGGTAGAGTTTCACTACACACTTCACGAAGGTGACAGCCAAATCGAATCAAGCAAAGAAGGCGAGCCACTAAACTACCTGCACGGTACTGAAGGCATGCTACCAGGTCTTGAAAGTGAACTTGAAGGTAAAACCGGTGGTGATAGCTTTACGGTAACCTTAACGCCAGAGCAAGCTTATGGCGAATATCAAGAAGGTCTAGTGCAGCGCATTCCTATTAAGCACCTTCAAGGTCTTGGTGACAGCAAAGTTTGGAAGCCAGGCATGACTGCTATTGTCGATTCAAACCAAGGTCGTCATCAGGTTAAGGTAGTAAAAGTAGGACGCTTTAATGCGGATTGCGACTTAAACCACCCATTCGCAGGCAAAACGCTAACGTTTGATGTTGAGATCCTTTCTGTACGCGAAGCAACTGCAGAAGAAATTTCACACGGTCACGTACACGCTGCTGGCGGCTGCGGACACTAA
- a CDS encoding 23S rRNA (adenine(2030)-N(6))-methyltransferase RlmJ, translating to MLSYRHSFHAGNPADVIKHLVLAEALSYMAKKDKPYDYVDTHSGAGFFELASSDAQKTQEYLQGIAKLWDYSGSVSAISDYVALIKSFNEGDKLSHYPGSPKVAEHFLRRQDNGWFFELHPKDLELLKQNTAHKKSLRVTGSDGFKGLLGLVPPASRRACVLMDPPYEIKSDYDVAVKSIIKAHKKFDSGVYMIWYPVVDRERIDAMESSLIESGVRNIQVFELATRADTQERGMTASGMMVINPPWTLKKIMDKVLPELVSLLAEDDGAFYRSIQLVEE from the coding sequence ATGCTCAGTTACCGACATTCTTTTCATGCAGGAAACCCTGCCGATGTGATCAAACATTTAGTATTGGCAGAAGCTTTGTCATACATGGCTAAAAAAGATAAGCCGTACGATTACGTGGATACGCACTCTGGCGCTGGTTTTTTTGAGCTAGCGAGTAGTGATGCACAAAAAACTCAGGAGTATCTGCAAGGCATCGCTAAGCTGTGGGATTATTCTGGATCCGTGTCGGCAATTAGCGATTATGTTGCATTAATCAAATCATTTAACGAAGGCGATAAATTAAGCCATTATCCCGGTTCTCCTAAGGTAGCGGAGCACTTCTTACGTCGTCAGGATAACGGTTGGTTTTTTGAGCTACATCCAAAAGATCTTGAGCTGTTAAAGCAAAATACGGCACATAAAAAGTCACTGCGCGTCACTGGGAGTGACGGTTTTAAAGGGCTATTAGGATTGGTGCCTCCAGCTTCACGCAGAGCCTGCGTGCTAATGGATCCTCCTTATGAGATCAAATCCGATTATGATGTTGCGGTCAAAAGCATCATAAAAGCGCACAAAAAGTTTGATTCCGGCGTCTATATGATCTGGTATCCCGTTGTTGACCGTGAACGCATTGATGCAATGGAGTCGAGCCTGATTGAATCTGGAGTGCGTAATATTCAAGTGTTTGAACTTGCCACCCGCGCAGATACACAAGAACGAGGCATGACGGCTTCTGGTATGATGGTGATCAATCCGCCTTGGACCTTAAAGAAAATCATGGATAAAGTGTTGCCTGAGCTGGTTTCGTTATTGGCTGAGGATGATGGTGCGTTTTACCGCAGCATTCAATTAGTAGAAGAATAG
- a CDS encoding Ppx/GppA phosphatase family protein, translating to MRDYPSIAAVDLGSNSFHLVVAREVDGRLQLLHKEKQRVYLAAGLDDDFNLSDDAIARALDTLSQFATTLHDFPKESVQVVATYTLRNCKNLNYFLAKAKQVFPYPINVISGQEEARLIYQGVANHEHDSHNRLVIDIGGGSTELVIGQHLTHKLLSSRNVGCVTMQKAYFADGKLSAKRFKKAEIKAEQQIESITASYLRLGWNTVIGTSGTIKAIAAMVQELTQADEITLPILEQIKQLFIDAGHIDNVSLKALPEERKTSIAGGLAVLIALFRQLGLERMRLSEYALREGLLFEMHQTNEFDIRTRTINTFSDHYNIDKQHADNICETIKLFTTQLKEQWQLSSYDVEMLCWAAKLHEVGLAINSSGMHKHGAYIVRHSQLPGFTQAQQLRLSALVRFYRKKIKMPELTELIEEELIHFNRILAVFRLSVLVNQKRQQDQLPELSITAVNNALILHIAAGWLESHSLFQADLEQEQNYLKTIGIQFNLSFG from the coding sequence ATGCGCGACTACCCTTCTATTGCCGCAGTGGACTTAGGTTCAAATAGTTTTCACCTTGTTGTAGCAAGAGAAGTAGATGGTCGCCTTCAACTCCTCCATAAAGAAAAACAACGTGTGTACTTAGCCGCGGGCCTTGATGATGATTTTAATTTAAGTGATGACGCGATCGCCCGAGCATTAGATACTCTCTCGCAATTTGCGACGACACTACATGATTTTCCGAAAGAGTCGGTGCAAGTAGTGGCAACCTATACACTGCGAAATTGCAAAAACCTTAATTATTTTCTCGCGAAGGCAAAACAAGTTTTTCCATATCCAATCAATGTGATTTCAGGCCAAGAAGAAGCTCGTCTTATTTACCAAGGGGTCGCCAACCATGAACATGATAGTCATAACCGTTTGGTTATCGACATCGGTGGAGGCAGTACAGAGTTGGTTATTGGTCAGCACCTTACACACAAACTGTTAAGTAGTCGCAATGTGGGCTGCGTGACCATGCAGAAAGCCTACTTTGCTGATGGTAAGCTATCTGCAAAGCGATTCAAAAAAGCCGAAATAAAAGCAGAGCAACAAATTGAGAGCATTACCGCGAGCTACTTAAGGCTCGGCTGGAATACCGTTATCGGTACTTCTGGTACTATTAAAGCGATTGCGGCCATGGTTCAAGAACTCACTCAAGCCGATGAAATTACCCTGCCTATTTTGGAGCAAATTAAGCAGTTATTTATTGATGCTGGACACATAGACAACGTCTCCTTAAAAGCACTACCTGAGGAGCGAAAAACCAGTATTGCTGGCGGCCTTGCTGTACTGATAGCATTGTTTAGACAGCTAGGACTTGAGCGCATGCGCCTTAGTGAATATGCATTGCGAGAAGGCTTATTGTTTGAAATGCATCAAACCAACGAGTTTGATATTCGTACTCGCACAATTAACACGTTCAGCGATCACTATAATATTGATAAGCAACACGCCGACAATATTTGTGAAACCATCAAACTTTTTACCACTCAACTCAAAGAGCAATGGCAACTATCCTCTTATGATGTCGAAATGTTATGTTGGGCAGCAAAACTCCACGAAGTTGGGCTCGCCATTAACTCTTCCGGCATGCATAAACACGGTGCTTATATTGTCAGGCACAGTCAACTTCCAGGCTTTACTCAAGCCCAGCAATTAAGGCTAAGTGCACTTGTTCGCTTTTATCGAAAAAAGATAAAAATGCCAGAGTTAACAGAGTTAATCGAAGAAGAGCTAATCCACTTTAACCGTATTTTGGCTGTGTTTCGTCTCAGCGTTTTAGTGAACCAAAAACGCCAACAAGACCAACTTCCCGAATTAAGTATTACAGCCGTTAATAACGCTTTGATACTTCACATTGCAGCTGGGTGGCTCGAATCACATTCACTGTTTCAAGCAGATTTAGAGCAAGAACAAAACTACTTAAAAACAATAGGTATTCAATTTAACCTGAGCTTTGGATAA
- a CDS encoding cell division protein ZapA produces the protein MSEQNNQVTVTLLGKSHQFACAPDQEEALHNAVALLDRRVEEMRKRSTVRNDHNALLLAALHLCHDLQALEAKQQQDAEFVSTLIDKLVLPAGE, from the coding sequence ATGTCTGAGCAGAATAACCAAGTAACAGTAACGTTACTTGGCAAGTCACATCAATTTGCATGTGCGCCAGATCAAGAAGAAGCGCTGCATAACGCCGTAGCGCTTTTAGACCGACGTGTAGAAGAAATGCGTAAACGCTCAACCGTTCGCAATGATCACAATGCGTTACTACTCGCAGCCTTACACCTTTGTCATGATTTACAAGCATTGGAAGCAAAGCAACAGCAAGACGCAGAGTTCGTTTCCACGCTCATCGACAAGTTAGTGCTGCCTGCAGGCGAATAA
- a CDS encoding LysM peptidoglycan-binding domain-containing protein translates to MNRVLIQLSGLILLTMLSGCKSSSSPQVSRQAILSALTQVPVEKPVMPPAIVEVEPPKITTVKAPLRDDDLWQHIRQKLSFNTASHPRLDKRIKWYLSQPNYLNVVNKRAAPYFYHVVKKVERKGLPVEIALLPFVESDFRPKAKSQQNAVGVWQLVDATAYHFGIKKDEWYDGRQDVLASTDAALDYLLYLHERFDGDWLHALAAYNTGEGRVKKAIAKNKKAGKSTHFWHLTLPKETADYVPKLLALSHLLKTSPKGFKIPSLPNKATTSILDIGQQFDVNQLAKLSGIKKRQLYALNQGILKHRSSPNGPHKVLLPLSEQALLESAFFRENFSQGYTVKANDTLYRIALNAGMSVSALKALNNKRSDLIRVGEKLLVSESNEQLDLLIDYDVSPYIKEIKAKPIPQVEHHHTIKQGESLWTISRHYKVAVKDLLNWNSLTAQSLLKPGKVLMVFLPAPAAPKSNKTQPASSSISSIEALQSILRHGKPKQSESPN, encoded by the coding sequence ATGAACAGAGTATTAATACAGCTAAGCGGGTTAATATTATTAACCATGCTCTCTGGATGTAAAAGCAGTAGCAGTCCACAGGTGAGTAGGCAAGCCATTTTGTCAGCTCTCACACAAGTGCCCGTAGAAAAGCCAGTCATGCCTCCAGCTATCGTTGAGGTAGAACCACCCAAAATCACTACCGTTAAAGCCCCCCTCAGAGACGATGATTTATGGCAACACATACGCCAAAAGCTCAGTTTTAATACTGCATCTCACCCAAGGCTTGATAAGCGCATAAAATGGTATTTATCACAGCCTAATTATCTCAATGTGGTAAATAAGCGCGCCGCTCCCTATTTTTATCACGTAGTAAAAAAGGTAGAACGCAAAGGTCTTCCTGTTGAAATCGCATTACTTCCTTTTGTCGAAAGTGACTTTAGACCAAAGGCCAAATCGCAACAAAATGCTGTTGGAGTTTGGCAGTTAGTGGATGCCACTGCCTACCATTTCGGCATCAAGAAAGACGAATGGTATGACGGTCGACAGGATGTGTTAGCATCGACTGACGCCGCGCTTGATTATTTGCTGTATTTGCATGAACGCTTTGATGGCGACTGGCTACACGCGCTTGCGGCCTACAACACAGGTGAAGGGCGTGTCAAAAAAGCCATCGCAAAGAATAAAAAAGCAGGAAAGTCGACCCACTTTTGGCACTTAACATTACCAAAAGAAACCGCAGACTACGTGCCCAAACTCTTAGCGCTCAGCCACTTACTAAAAACCTCACCCAAGGGTTTTAAGATACCAAGTTTGCCCAACAAGGCCACTACGTCGATACTTGATATTGGACAGCAATTTGACGTCAATCAACTGGCTAAACTCAGTGGTATCAAAAAGCGTCAACTATACGCACTCAATCAAGGGATCTTAAAACATAGAAGCTCTCCAAACGGTCCACACAAAGTGTTATTGCCATTATCCGAGCAAGCATTATTGGAAAGTGCATTTTTCAGGGAAAACTTCAGCCAAGGCTACACTGTCAAAGCTAACGACACACTCTACCGCATCGCATTAAATGCGGGGATGAGTGTTAGTGCACTAAAAGCGCTGAACAATAAGCGCTCTGATTTGATCCGAGTTGGCGAAAAGCTATTAGTTTCCGAGAGTAATGAGCAGTTAGACTTACTCATCGACTATGACGTAAGCCCTTATATTAAAGAAATAAAAGCCAAGCCCATACCTCAAGTGGAACATCACCACACCATAAAACAAGGCGAGTCATTGTGGACTATCAGCCGTCACTACAAGGTCGCGGTAAAAGATTTATTAAATTGGAATTCACTCACGGCGCAGAGTCTATTAAAACCTGGCAAAGTGTTAATGGTGTTTTTACCAGCTCCTGCTGCACCAAAAAGCAATAAGACTCAACCAGCTAGCTCCTCAATCTCTAGCATTGAAGCGCTCCAATCAATACTGCGCCATGGCAAGCCAAAGCAAAGTGAGAGCCCAAATTAA
- the ppk1 gene encoding polyphosphate kinase 1: MQAVSPEHKTITYFAKELSWLSFNERVLQEAKDPTNPIIERIRFLGIFSNNLDEFFQVRVADVKRRILLNNLPETNFDEDEALLADIQKKVLELGKKFNAIYDQILIDLNEHHIHIKQPDALSDFHKNWLANYFKDQVLPHLLPMMINESKDYSDNINDTMTHLFVELNGEKQHHAFLEVPTDRLNRFVQLPPEKTRRHKTIVLLDDVIRFFIADVFKSFFKFERIDAYSMKLTRDAEYNLDDELEEGVLDTMSKGLKQRLYAEPVRLVYEESMPEEMIKLMKKRLGVTGQDAMIPGGRYRNFRDFISFPNVGRGYLENKPLPPLKSAAFSKYSSVFRAISVQDILLYYPYHTFNHMLEYIRQAAFDPRVTQIKVNIYRVAKQSRLIASLINAAKNGKKVTVMVELKARFDEQNNIEWAKLMSEYGIKVMIGIPALKVHSKLCVVHRREKGKIVKYAHIGTGNFHEKTARIYTDFSLFTKHPDITEECDSVFRFIESSYLPFKFEHLMISPINARSRIIELIDEEIAHAEQGRTGKVTIKVNNLVDKQLVDKLYEASRKGVKVRLIVRGMCALVPGLTHFSDNIKIISIVDRFLEHPRVMVFDNNGNPKVYISSADWMTRNLDHRVEVGTPIYAEHLKKLIIDIIELQFKDRTKARVIDAEQKNLYVRRGNRKKIRSQIAIYDHLKKWELHQLNEAKE; encoded by the coding sequence ATGCAGGCCGTATCTCCAGAGCATAAAACTATCACGTACTTTGCCAAAGAATTAAGCTGGCTCTCTTTTAACGAACGTGTTTTACAAGAAGCCAAGGACCCAACCAACCCGATCATTGAACGGATCCGGTTTCTTGGTATATTTTCCAACAACTTAGACGAGTTTTTCCAAGTACGAGTTGCAGATGTAAAACGCCGTATCTTATTAAATAACCTTCCTGAAACGAATTTCGACGAAGACGAAGCACTGCTCGCCGACATTCAGAAGAAAGTGTTGGAACTAGGTAAAAAGTTTAATGCTATTTATGACCAGATCCTCATCGACTTAAATGAGCATCACATTCATATTAAGCAACCGGATGCGCTATCGGATTTCCATAAGAATTGGCTAGCCAACTATTTTAAAGACCAAGTACTACCTCACCTATTGCCAATGATGATTAACGAAAGTAAGGACTATTCAGACAATATCAATGACACCATGACCCACCTTTTTGTGGAGCTAAATGGTGAAAAGCAGCATCACGCTTTTTTGGAAGTCCCTACTGATCGCCTGAATCGTTTTGTCCAACTGCCGCCAGAAAAAACTCGTCGGCATAAAACGATTGTGTTGCTCGATGACGTTATTCGATTTTTTATAGCCGATGTGTTTAAGAGCTTCTTCAAATTTGAACGCATTGACGCCTATTCGATGAAACTCACTCGTGACGCCGAATACAACTTAGATGATGAGCTTGAAGAAGGCGTGTTAGATACCATGTCTAAAGGTCTCAAACAGCGCTTATATGCCGAACCAGTGCGCTTGGTATATGAAGAATCTATGCCGGAAGAAATGATCAAGCTGATGAAAAAGCGCTTAGGAGTGACAGGTCAAGATGCCATGATCCCAGGCGGTAGATATCGCAATTTTCGGGATTTTATTTCTTTTCCAAATGTTGGTCGCGGCTATCTAGAAAACAAGCCCCTGCCGCCGCTTAAAAGCGCAGCCTTTTCAAAATATAGCAGTGTCTTTCGCGCAATTTCAGTTCAAGATATCTTGCTGTATTACCCCTACCATACCTTTAATCACATGCTGGAATATATCCGCCAAGCGGCGTTTGACCCCAGAGTGACGCAAATCAAGGTCAACATTTATCGTGTGGCAAAGCAATCTCGATTGATCGCTTCATTGATCAATGCAGCAAAAAATGGCAAAAAAGTCACCGTGATGGTTGAATTGAAAGCCCGCTTCGATGAGCAAAATAATATTGAGTGGGCAAAACTCATGAGTGAATACGGTATTAAGGTCATGATTGGCATACCAGCGCTTAAGGTCCATAGTAAGCTTTGTGTGGTTCACCGTAGAGAAAAAGGCAAAATCGTCAAATATGCACACATAGGAACGGGTAACTTCCACGAAAAAACGGCTCGGATTTATACTGATTTCAGTCTGTTTACCAAACACCCCGATATTACGGAAGAATGCGATAGCGTGTTTCGCTTTATTGAGAGTAGTTATCTACCGTTTAAATTCGAACACCTGATGATTTCCCCCATCAATGCACGTAGTCGAATAATAGAGTTGATCGATGAAGAAATAGCCCATGCTGAGCAAGGCCGAACAGGAAAAGTAACTATTAAGGTCAACAACTTAGTTGACAAACAGCTCGTCGATAAACTTTACGAAGCATCGCGTAAAGGCGTCAAAGTCCGCCTCATCGTTCGTGGTATGTGTGCGCTTGTACCTGGCCTTACACATTTTAGCGATAATATAAAAATAATTAGTATCGTCGATCGCTTCTTAGAGCACCCACGAGTGATGGTTTTCGATAACAACGGCAACCCCAAGGTCTATATTTCCTCAGCGGATTGGATGACTCGTAACCTCGACCACCGTGTTGAAGTTGGCACGCCTATTTACGCCGAGCATTTGAAAAAACTAATTATCGATATCATTGAATTGCAGTTTAAAGATCGCACCAAAGCCAGAGTCATTGACGCCGAACAGAAGAATCTGTACGTTCGCCGAGGTAACCGTAAAAAAATTCGCTCTCAGATCGCGATTTATGACCATTTAAAAAAATGGGAGTTACACCAATTAAATGAAGCGAAAGAATAA
- a CDS encoding EAL and HDOD domain-containing protein: MLMSGPVTEVRKSAVQYIARQAILRPDQEVFAYELLYRDSDNNAFPVGVSDGQATGRMFFNSLMFIGVDRLAAGQLAFINLSDESLLQELPSLLAPQKIVVEIVERSKNIPSLVNTVTKLTEKGYRFALDDYDGTSKWDPLLPLMEFVKIEVEQPIIKTNMTVKKLKRQYPDIKVIVERIESKEEFEIIKSSGADFFQGFFFAKPEMLNHGNVEPSKMVVFQLLQATARKSLCFKEIQTRVSKDLSLTARLLKLANAKAGEDRLEIKSISQAVVYLGEDAIRQFVKVLALSELGSDKPSELTRMGLTRAKFVETFLMPGGEEMAETGYLLGLMSILDVILDVDLAVIAAEFSLDDSLSSALLSYQGLLGGALRLAFEIERNDWREAELILQAIRPATPTNYLYDMALSSRAYADEILSIVAGDEQ, translated from the coding sequence ATGTTAATGAGTGGTCCGGTGACTGAAGTACGTAAATCAGCAGTGCAGTATATTGCACGACAGGCCATTTTGCGGCCAGATCAAGAAGTCTTTGCCTATGAGTTGCTTTACAGAGACTCAGATAACAATGCTTTCCCTGTAGGGGTGAGCGATGGGCAAGCGACTGGGCGAATGTTTTTTAACTCCTTAATGTTTATCGGCGTAGACCGTTTGGCCGCGGGACAGCTTGCCTTTATAAACCTATCCGACGAATCCTTGCTGCAGGAATTACCTAGCTTATTAGCGCCACAGAAAATTGTGGTGGAAATCGTTGAGCGCTCTAAAAATATTCCTTCACTGGTGAATACGGTGACTAAGTTAACAGAGAAAGGCTACCGCTTTGCGCTAGATGACTACGATGGCACGTCAAAGTGGGATCCGTTGTTACCACTCATGGAATTCGTCAAAATAGAGGTTGAGCAGCCAATTATAAAAACCAATATGACGGTAAAAAAGCTCAAGCGTCAGTATCCAGATATTAAGGTGATTGTTGAGCGTATCGAATCAAAAGAAGAGTTCGAGATCATCAAATCATCTGGAGCAGACTTTTTCCAAGGTTTCTTTTTCGCCAAGCCTGAAATGCTCAACCATGGCAACGTGGAACCGTCGAAAATGGTGGTCTTTCAGCTGCTACAAGCCACTGCCAGAAAGTCTTTATGCTTCAAAGAAATACAAACTAGAGTAAGTAAAGATCTGAGTTTAACCGCACGATTGCTAAAACTGGCGAACGCGAAAGCTGGTGAAGATAGGTTAGAAATTAAGTCTATCTCTCAAGCCGTTGTGTATTTAGGTGAAGACGCAATTAGGCAGTTTGTTAAAGTACTCGCGTTGAGCGAATTGGGTTCAGATAAACCCAGTGAGCTGACAAGAATGGGGTTAACTCGTGCCAAGTTTGTGGAAACATTTTTGATGCCAGGGGGCGAAGAAATGGCTGAAACCGGCTATTTGCTTGGTCTTATGTCCATCCTTGACGTGATACTTGATGTTGATCTTGCAGTGATAGCAGCAGAATTTTCTCTCGATGATTCGCTTTCCAGCGCGTTACTGAGTTATCAAGGGTTGCTTGGTGGAGCGCTACGTTTAGCATTCGAAATTGAGCGCAATGACTGGCGAGAAGCTGAGCTTATTTTACAAGCCATTCGACCTGCTACACCGACCAATTATCTCTATGATATGGCGCTTTCTAGTCGAGCTTATGCAGATGAAATCCTCTCTATTGTGGCAGGTGATGAACAGTAG
- a CDS encoding substrate-binding periplasmic protein → MKQVLIVWLFAFAGLTKAEQVPYLKYSLSGSGSFYPYFTHSEDAPGILPEMVEAILVKANIKGDNLLLPAKRTNFYLEKQQIDFDIISPDWLNEQQKQDDRFIYSDPILPIKEYVVTRQSQPPVLTLAGIEVGTVRGYYYHDDQLFERVDFASEKELLQALNLRRIEYIIIGDLPALYWSEQLGITFSFNQLHSEGMLQLRLLAKHQGLLKRINQAITQLKHSGEIEKIEQQYISQLPMHAKGGR, encoded by the coding sequence ATGAAGCAAGTTTTGATCGTCTGGTTATTCGCCTTTGCCGGTTTGACTAAGGCAGAACAAGTCCCCTACTTAAAATACAGTTTAAGTGGCTCGGGAAGCTTTTACCCTTATTTTACTCACAGTGAAGATGCGCCCGGGATCCTACCCGAAATGGTGGAAGCCATTTTGGTAAAGGCAAATATCAAAGGCGATAACTTACTTCTCCCAGCTAAACGTACTAACTTTTATTTAGAAAAGCAGCAAATTGATTTTGATATTATCAGCCCAGATTGGTTGAACGAACAGCAAAAGCAAGATGATAGATTTATCTATTCAGACCCCATTCTACCTATTAAAGAGTACGTTGTTACCCGTCAGTCTCAACCTCCAGTACTAACCCTAGCGGGTATCGAAGTTGGCACAGTGAGAGGCTACTACTACCATGATGACCAATTATTCGAGCGAGTTGATTTCGCATCCGAAAAGGAACTACTTCAGGCCTTAAACTTACGGCGGATTGAGTATATTATCATTGGTGATTTACCCGCATTATATTGGTCAGAACAACTTGGTATTACTTTTAGCTTCAACCAGCTACATTCAGAAGGGATGTTGCAGCTACGCCTGTTAGCTAAGCATCAAGGATTACTTAAGCGGATAAATCAAGCTATCACACAACTTAAACACTCTGGTGAAATTGAAAAAATAGAACAGCAGTATATTTCACAACTGCCTATGCACGCAAAAGGTGGCAGATAA